From Thalassovita sp.:
AGTTCGCGGTTGGTCAGCGCGCTCAGCTCGCGTACGGTTTCGTCATATGCGGCGCGACGTTTGCGTGCGGCGCGGAATTCGGTCAGGGCGGCGTTCAGGCGTGCAATCGGGTGAAAGCCGGTGGTGTGGGTAGCTGCAAAAGCCATATCTGTTACTCCTTGAGTGCGAACGGGGCCTATTCCCCGGGGTCATGTTCTGTCTCTCTTAGTGACAACGCCTATATAGGCCTGACCCAGCGGCAGGAGAATCGCAGACTCCGCCCTACTGCTCTGCAGAAAATGCATGGCTAAATCGCTAAACTGTCGTCTGACCGTCATTTCAGCGTCGCACAGGCGGCAGATCGGCGGTCCTCAGGCGCTTTCGCCCTTCGGCATTGGCTCCAGATCGCTCAGCGCAAGGGGTTCGCCGCAACAGGCACAGACCACCATCGCCGTTGCCTCATGGCCGCAGCGCTTGTGCCGTACCCGAAACGGTGGCGACACATCCTGCAACCACTTCTGCCCCCAGGCGGCCATAGCCATCAACACCGGCACCAGCTCCGCCCCCTGTTCGGTCAGCGCATAGCGATAGCGCTTGGGCCTTTCGCTATAGAGCGTTTTGGCCAGCACCCCGTGATCCACCAACCCGTTCAGGCGTTGGGTCAGCGTGTTGCGACTGATACCAAGGGACAGGTGAAAATCATCAAAAGTCGTCACCCCACGCGCCGCATCGCGCAGGATGAGGGGCGTCCACCAATCGCCAATCACATCCACCGTCCGCGCCAAGGCGCAATCCCACTGCGAGAAGTCATTCCGTTTCATCTGAGGGCCCTTTCTGACGAGAGAGTTGCAAAACTGAACTGACCATGCAATCCAATAGTGAGTTCAATTTTGGAACTGAGTCGCGGGACAATCAGCGACACATTTATTGAGAGGACAAGAGATGACCGAAAAAGACTTACGCCGCCTTGTGGCCATCAGCGCAGCGATTGGGGCCACATTGGTTGCGACCATGGTGGCGATCTCCGTGCAGAACGGCACCGGGTTTCAGGATTTCGAATCGATCCTGCGCCACAACACGCCCGAAGCCTTCAGCG
This genomic window contains:
- a CDS encoding DUF1127 domain-containing protein — protein: MAFAATHTTGFHPIARLNAALTEFRAARKRRAAYDETVRELSALTNRELWDLGVDRHDIPRIAREHVYNV
- a CDS encoding helix-turn-helix domain-containing protein, giving the protein MKRNDFSQWDCALARTVDVIGDWWTPLILRDAARGVTTFDDFHLSLGISRNTLTQRLNGLVDHGVLAKTLYSERPKRYRYALTEQGAELVPVLMAMAAWGQKWLQDVSPPFRVRHKRCGHEATAMVVCACCGEPLALSDLEPMPKGESA